AGACTTAGCCCTTCGTCTCGGCATGGCGCACACGCTCATTTCTGAAAATCTTTACGACTCCGCGTTTGTGAAGAAATACGTTACAGATTTCGATGAATTCTGGAGCCTGAATAAGGACAAAGATGCCGATTGGGCAGCGGAGATTACCGGTATCGATGCAGACACGATCCGCCGGGTGGCAAGAGAGTTTGCAGAACACGCGCCTGAAGCGTTCATGGAGCCGGGCTGGCACGGCCTTCACTGTCACTATTTTAACAGCACACAGACAGCCCAGATGGGGATTATCCTCAATGCGCTCGTCGGGAACTTCTTTAAAAGAGGTGGCTTGATGCCATCGGCAAACGTGGAGTTTGGCGAATACATGCACACCGATGTTGAAGCTGTCGAAAAAGGACCTCGTGCTGATGGTGCCGGTGTAGAAGGCGAGCATATGACGGTTGAACCAGGTCGGGGGATCGCTCAGAATGTACCCGACATGATCGATAAGGGCCGGATCAAATCCGTATTTATCTATCACTTTAACCCGCTCAGAACCGCTCCGGATCCGGAGTATCAAAAGAAGATTGCCAATGCGGAACTGGTTGTTTCGATTCCGGTCGACTGGAATGAAACGTCCGTATACGCCGCAGACTATATTCTTCCGGAGAACTACTATCTTGAGAGAACGGAAGTGCCTCAGGCCGTTTCCGGTCACATCTCACACGACTGGCCGCAGATCTCCATTCGCCAGCAGGTGACAGACCCGCTGCACGACACGCTGCCGCTTCTTGATATCATGCGCGGCATCACTAAGGAAATGGGTTACGACAACCTGTATGATTTCACAGTGGATGATGAGATCGCAGCGATGCTCGAACCGACGGGTGTAACACCTGAAGAACTGAAGGAAAAAGGAACCGTCGAACTGAGAACGAACAAAGTGGAACCAAAGTTCCCGGTCAATCTCTCTGGTGAACCGAATCTCGGTACATTCAGTGGCAAGATCCAGTTCTCCGCTGAAATCTTCAAAATTGACGGCAAACGCGGCGTACCGACCTGGATCCCGACGATGGTTCAGCCGGACCTGAATAATCCGGAGGAATTCCGCCTGATTCACGGCAAACAGCCGTATCATTCCCACTCGGTAACGAGTACGAACGCATCACTTCTCAGAATCACGGAAAAATACAACGGTGAGGCTATGTGGATCAACACTAAGCGTGCGAAGGATCTCGGCATTGAAGATGGAGATACGGTATCGGTGAAGTCATCGATCGCAAACAAGACGGTCCCTGTTCACGTGACACAGCTGATTCACCCTGAATGTGTGTGGATTCCATCCGCATATGGCGCTTTCTCCAATAAAATCAAAGAAGGCTATCAGCTGGGTATTAACTTCAACGATTTCATTCCGATGATGATTGAGCCGTATTCCGGTTCCACGATGTCACAGGAAGTCGTTGTCAACGTTCAAAAAGGTGGTGAAGCGTAATGGCCAATTACGGACTGTTAATTGATACGAGAAAATGTACAGGTTGTCATGCTTGCAGCATCGCCTGTTCAACGTACAACGAGTTGGAGCCGGAAGTTTCATATAACCGGTTGGAGTTTATTGAGAGTGGTACCTACCCAAATGTGAAAATGGACATCGTTCCGGTACAGTGTATGCACTGTGACGATGCACCGTGTGTGAAGGTCTGTTCTACCCAGGCCACGTTCAAGGTGGAAGAGAACGGGATCGTGGCTTTCAACCCGGACAAATGTACCGGTTGTAAAGCATGTATGGCAGCATGCCCGTATGACGCCCGTGCCCTGAATGAAGCGCGCCTTTCAGAAAAGTGCCGCTGGTGTCCGGAAATGCTGACACAGGGAAAACAGCCGTCATGTGCAAGCACTTGTATGAACGAAGTCCGACTGTTTGGTGATCTTGACGATCCGGACAGCGAAATCAATAAAAAGATGGCGCAGTTCAACACTGTTCAATTAGTCCCTGAAGCAGGAACGAAACCACGAATCTGGTATATCAAATAAAGAGAGGTGACAACTAATGCTGAATCGTAATCTTTGGTACGGTATCACGGGTATCATGATCATCTTTGGTATCATCGGTATCGGAAACATTTTCATTCACGGTGAACACGTCATGGGAACGAGCAACTACGTACCCTGGGGATCCCTGATCGGTGCATATGTCTTTTTCGTCGCCATCAGTACAGGTTTGACATTCCTGTCTTCCATGGTTCACGTCTTTAAGATGAAACAGTTTGAATTTTTGACGAAGCGGTTGACGCTTGCTTCGATCGCAACTTTGTTAATGGGTTTTGTGATGATCGGTGTGGAGCTTGGGAATCCGCTTGCGATGGTCTACATTCTTGTAACACCAAATGTGATGGCACCAATATTCTGGATGGGCGCATTTTACGGCCTGTATCTGGTGCTTCATATCATTGAATTTTTCTTCCAAATTAAGGACAACCATAAAATTGTCAACACGATCAGCCCATTTGTTCTGGTTGTCGGTATCGCAGCTCAGAGTACGCTTGGTGCGGTATTCGGACTCAGTGTCGCACGTGGGATCTGGAACTCGGCATATCTTTCGATCTTCTTCTTAATCATGGCGTTTGTGTCCGGACTGGCAGTGGCGATGATTATGGCTTTCTTCCTCTCCAAAGGGAATGTCATGAAACAAGAAGATCGCGAAAAGCTCCCAGGTCTGTATCCGTTCATGTCCAAGCTGACGATGGGTTTACTGGCAGTAGGCATCATCTTTGTCACCTGGAACTGGATTTACGGGCTTCACTCCGGCAATCCGAACCGGATGGCTTCAATGGAACTGATGCTCAACGGGCCGCTGGCAGTTCCTTACTGGGTTCTTGAAGTCGGTTTCGTATTCCTCATTCCGCTTCTGATC
This genomic window from [Bacillus] selenitireducens MLS10 contains:
- the srrB gene encoding respiratory selenite reductase subunit SrrB; this encodes MANYGLLIDTRKCTGCHACSIACSTYNELEPEVSYNRLEFIESGTYPNVKMDIVPVQCMHCDDAPCVKVCSTQATFKVEENGIVAFNPDKCTGCKACMAACPYDARALNEARLSEKCRWCPEMLTQGKQPSCASTCMNEVRLFGDLDDPDSEINKKMAQFNTVQLVPEAGTKPRIWYIK
- the srrC gene encoding respiratory selenite reductase subunit SrrC, translated to MLNRNLWYGITGIMIIFGIIGIGNIFIHGEHVMGTSNYVPWGSLIGAYVFFVAISTGLTFLSSMVHVFKMKQFEFLTKRLTLASIATLLMGFVMIGVELGNPLAMVYILVTPNVMAPIFWMGAFYGLYLVLHIIEFFFQIKDNHKIVNTISPFVLVVGIAAQSTLGAVFGLSVARGIWNSAYLSIFFLIMAFVSGLAVAMIMAFFLSKGNVMKQEDREKLPGLYPFMSKLTMGLLAVGIIFVTWNWIYGLHSGNPNRMASMELMLNGPLAVPYWVLEVGFVFLIPLLILGLVKAKKAATMLTTGVVLLIGLFAMRIILTFAGQMVPLEVVTGSLTMNELRDVSILWSEWATMIFGVGGSILIYMLGERFLNLDVTEHGSHGTHDKKATQAS
- the srrA gene encoding respiratory selenite reductase catalytic subunit SrrA, which gives rise to MPKLKRRSFLKASALTAAAAAVPFKMTMGDFREASAEAEEKVIPSTCNGCASMCGIYAHVKNDRLWYVEGHPVHLKAGGRLCARGHGMAADIYGKGRVQGPMKKVAEGEFEPISWEQAFKEIGEKMGNLRDQYGGNSFLWLEHGVRGKRYADPLLDRMGSSNYITHYSTCFTSKTNAWQHMVGSMPAGDHENAKYMIFEGRNFAGAIIPNGMKKILKAKDNGAKIVVIDPRYSEIAKVADEWIPIRPGTDLALRLGMAHTLISENLYDSAFVKKYVTDFDEFWSLNKDKDADWAAEITGIDADTIRRVAREFAEHAPEAFMEPGWHGLHCHYFNSTQTAQMGIILNALVGNFFKRGGLMPSANVEFGEYMHTDVEAVEKGPRADGAGVEGEHMTVEPGRGIAQNVPDMIDKGRIKSVFIYHFNPLRTAPDPEYQKKIANAELVVSIPVDWNETSVYAADYILPENYYLERTEVPQAVSGHISHDWPQISIRQQVTDPLHDTLPLLDIMRGITKEMGYDNLYDFTVDDEIAAMLEPTGVTPEELKEKGTVELRTNKVEPKFPVNLSGEPNLGTFSGKIQFSAEIFKIDGKRGVPTWIPTMVQPDLNNPEEFRLIHGKQPYHSHSVTSTNASLLRITEKYNGEAMWINTKRAKDLGIEDGDTVSVKSSIANKTVPVHVTQLIHPECVWIPSAYGAFSNKIKEGYQLGINFNDFIPMMIEPYSGSTMSQEVVVNVQKGGEA